One region of Thiomonas intermedia genomic DNA includes:
- a CDS encoding chemotaxis protein CheA — protein MSFEQQMQQAMRSFIVEAQELLESMEQGLMELDQPQAGPAAQDDGERINALFRGAHTIKGSAGLFGLDGIVRFTHHLESVLDQMRAGKLAVTPDLVALLLQGRDHLAQLIDQVDSQGSCISDTPQEQTLVARLQAAQQPGGALVVAAEAVVPAPATEGIPPVTVLAQGAALTASWHLSLRFGADSLRNGMDPLAFIRYLRGLGEIVGLVTLTDALPALDVMDAETSYLGFEINFKSEASKEDIASVFEFVQEDSIIRILPAHSRIADYVELIRTLPEDDLRLGDILVQIGTLTQKELADALNTQQDAQATGSPASPLGEILVREGATHQPIVQAALDKQKLVKDKRSRDNQMLRVAADKLDALINLVGELVIASAGNALHAQNATQLEAAAQITRLVEDIRERALKLRMVEIGETFARFQRVVRDVSRELGKDIALVIEGADTEMDKTLVERIADPLMHLVRNSMDHGIESPEVRVARGKPAQGTLKLAARHDSGSILITVADDGGGLNRERILAKAIERGLITPEGAAALPDAEVWTLIFEPGFSTADAITDLSGRGVGMDVVKRNIEAIRGTIDIQSSAGMGTQMHLRLPLTLAIIDGFLVQAAKRTFVLPLDAVIECMEFAPAQPQQGYINLRGEVLPLLHLCQALGLTDSGDEVESARRNVVVAQIGGQRAGIVVDALLGEYQTVIKPLGALFAHLQGISGSTILGNGEVALILDAATLIGRASRGAQGRTAPALNH, from the coding sequence ATGAGTTTCGAACAACAGATGCAGCAGGCCATGCGCTCCTTCATCGTCGAGGCGCAGGAGCTGCTCGAAAGCATGGAACAAGGCCTGATGGAGCTGGATCAGCCCCAGGCCGGCCCGGCGGCGCAGGACGATGGCGAGCGCATCAACGCCCTCTTCCGTGGCGCTCACACCATCAAGGGCTCGGCCGGCCTGTTCGGCCTCGACGGCATCGTGCGCTTCACCCATCACCTGGAGAGTGTGCTCGACCAGATGCGTGCGGGCAAACTTGCGGTCACCCCCGATCTGGTGGCCCTGCTGCTGCAGGGGCGCGACCATCTGGCGCAACTGATCGATCAGGTCGACAGCCAGGGCTCGTGCATCAGCGACACCCCGCAAGAGCAGACGCTGGTCGCGCGACTGCAGGCCGCACAGCAGCCCGGCGGCGCGCTGGTGGTCGCGGCTGAGGCGGTCGTCCCGGCCCCGGCGACGGAAGGCATCCCCCCCGTGACCGTGCTTGCGCAAGGGGCTGCCTTGACGGCGTCCTGGCACCTTTCGTTGCGCTTCGGCGCCGACAGTCTGCGCAACGGCATGGACCCGCTGGCTTTCATTCGCTATCTGCGCGGCCTGGGCGAAATCGTCGGGCTCGTGACCCTGACCGACGCCCTGCCTGCGCTGGACGTGATGGATGCCGAGACCAGCTACCTCGGCTTCGAGATCAATTTCAAGAGCGAGGCCAGCAAGGAGGACATCGCCTCGGTGTTCGAGTTCGTGCAGGAAGACAGCATCATCCGCATCCTGCCAGCGCACAGCCGCATTGCCGATTATGTGGAACTGATCCGCACCCTGCCCGAAGACGACCTCCGACTCGGAGACATCCTGGTACAGATCGGCACGCTCACGCAAAAGGAACTCGCCGACGCGCTCAACACCCAACAGGACGCCCAGGCGACGGGTTCCCCAGCATCGCCCCTGGGCGAGATTCTGGTTCGCGAGGGTGCGACCCATCAGCCCATCGTGCAGGCCGCGCTCGACAAGCAAAAGCTCGTGAAAGACAAGCGCAGCCGCGACAACCAGATGCTGCGCGTGGCCGCCGACAAGCTCGATGCCCTCATCAATCTGGTGGGCGAACTCGTCATCGCCAGCGCCGGCAATGCCCTGCACGCCCAGAACGCCACGCAGCTCGAAGCCGCCGCCCAGATCACCCGCCTGGTCGAAGACATCCGCGAGCGGGCGCTGAAGCTGCGCATGGTCGAAATCGGCGAGACCTTCGCCCGCTTCCAGCGCGTGGTGCGCGACGTTTCGCGCGAGCTTGGCAAAGACATCGCCCTGGTCATCGAGGGTGCCGACACCGAGATGGACAAGACCCTGGTGGAGCGCATCGCCGATCCGCTGATGCATCTCGTGCGCAACTCCATGGACCACGGCATCGAGTCACCCGAAGTTCGCGTCGCGCGCGGCAAGCCGGCCCAGGGCACGCTCAAGCTCGCCGCCCGGCACGACTCGGGCAGCATTCTCATCACCGTGGCGGATGACGGCGGCGGCCTGAACCGCGAGCGCATTCTGGCCAAAGCCATCGAGCGCGGCCTGATCACGCCCGAAGGCGCCGCGGCCCTGCCCGATGCCGAGGTCTGGACCCTGATCTTCGAGCCCGGGTTCTCCACGGCCGACGCCATCACCGACCTGTCAGGGCGCGGCGTGGGCATGGACGTGGTCAAACGCAATATCGAAGCCATTCGCGGCACCATCGACATCCAGAGCAGTGCCGGCATGGGCACGCAGATGCACCTGCGCCTGCCCCTGACGCTGGCCATCATCGACGGCTTCCTGGTCCAGGCCGCCAAGCGCACCTTCGTGCTGCCGCTCGACGCCGTGATCGAGTGCATGGAGTTTGCGCCCGCGCAGCCGCAACAGGGCTATATCAATCTGCGCGGCGAGGTGCTGCCCCTGTTGCATCTGTGCCAGGCGCTGGGCCTGACGGACTCGGGCGATGAGGTCGAGAGCGCCCGCCGCAACGTTGTGGTCGCGCAGATCGGCGGGCAACGCGCGGGCATCGTCGTCGATGCGCTGCTCGGTGAATATCAGACGGTCATCAAACCGCTGGGCGCCTTGTTCGCCCACCTGCAAGGCATCAGCGGCTCCACCATTCTGGGCAACGGCGAAGTGGCGCTCATCCTCGACGCCGCCACCCTGATTGGCCGCGCCAGCCGCGGCGCGCAAGGCCGCACGGCACCCGCCCTGAACCATTGA
- a CDS encoding methyl-accepting chemotaxis protein: protein MNALFQNLRIRTKMSLSSGLVFLLFIVAMGVSLTGMMRIQGEFDSYIHNDVAYEHNLQEMYAQGLQSGQALRNVVLDPTNQQSYTNLQAAQVEFDAALQKAQKMTANDPVQSRALAEIAKLRQAQVAVFPHVISVAKEDQMGASIVISKEETPLWRQVRKQILNLVAQQRAKGKQTQAEVDRMATSAWTWGAVGGSIALVLGIVFTALQIRSITRPLSEAVHAVQRVAQGDLSVRVVARSKDETGQLLAAMGQMVAQLTSVIGSVRSSAEQLLSASTQVSATSQSLSQSSSEQAASVEETSATLEQATASIRQNADNARLTDAMAQQAASQAQEGGAAVQGTVSAMQSIAERISIIDDIAYQTNMLALNAAIEAARAGEHGKGFAVVAAEVRKLAERSQVAAKEIGDLATSTVKQADAAGSLIAQMAPAISKTSDLVQEITAASEEQSTGMQQINQAVAQLSAVTQQNASASEELAATAEEMNAQATALQDLIGQFKIEAGSRPAAPSPLSPAPTRRPPVMSSPTLAAAGTGDFVKF from the coding sequence ATGAACGCCCTGTTTCAGAACCTCAGAATCCGCACCAAGATGTCCCTGTCCTCAGGTCTGGTGTTCCTCCTTTTCATCGTGGCGATGGGTGTCAGCCTGACGGGCATGATGCGCATCCAGGGCGAGTTCGACAGCTACATCCACAACGATGTGGCCTACGAGCACAATCTGCAGGAGATGTATGCCCAGGGTCTGCAATCAGGCCAGGCCCTTCGCAATGTGGTGCTCGACCCCACCAACCAACAGAGCTACACCAACCTCCAGGCGGCGCAGGTCGAATTCGATGCCGCCCTGCAAAAGGCGCAGAAGATGACCGCCAACGACCCGGTGCAAAGCAGAGCCCTGGCTGAAATCGCCAAGTTGAGGCAGGCGCAGGTCGCGGTGTTTCCCCACGTGATCTCGGTCGCCAAAGAAGATCAGATGGGCGCATCGATAGTCATCAGCAAGGAAGAGACCCCGCTGTGGCGCCAGGTCAGAAAGCAGATTCTCAATCTCGTCGCCCAACAGCGCGCCAAGGGCAAACAGACCCAGGCCGAGGTTGACCGCATGGCCACTTCGGCCTGGACCTGGGGTGCCGTGGGGGGGTCTATCGCGCTGGTTCTGGGCATCGTGTTCACCGCGCTGCAAATCCGCTCCATCACCCGCCCGTTGAGTGAAGCGGTGCACGCGGTGCAGCGTGTGGCGCAGGGCGATCTGTCGGTGCGGGTGGTGGCGCGGTCCAAGGATGAGACGGGTCAGCTGCTCGCCGCCATGGGGCAGATGGTGGCGCAGCTCACCTCGGTCATCGGCTCGGTGCGTTCCTCGGCCGAGCAGTTGCTCTCGGCCTCCACCCAGGTCTCGGCCACCTCGCAGAGCCTGTCTCAGTCGTCCTCGGAGCAGGCGGCCTCGGTGGAGGAAACCTCCGCCACGCTGGAGCAGGCCACGGCCTCGATCCGCCAGAACGCGGACAACGCCCGTCTCACCGATGCGATGGCGCAGCAGGCGGCCTCGCAGGCCCAGGAGGGCGGCGCTGCGGTGCAGGGCACGGTCTCGGCCATGCAGAGCATCGCCGAGCGCATCTCGATCATCGATGACATCGCCTATCAGACCAATATGCTCGCGCTCAATGCGGCCATCGAGGCCGCGCGCGCCGGGGAGCATGGCAAGGGCTTTGCGGTGGTGGCCGCGGAGGTGCGCAAGCTCGCCGAGCGCAGTCAGGTCGCGGCCAAGGAGATCGGCGATCTGGCCACCTCCACGGTCAAGCAGGCCGATGCCGCAGGCTCGCTGATCGCGCAGATGGCCCCGGCCATCTCCAAGACCTCCGATCTGGTCCAGGAAATCACCGCGGCTTCCGAGGAACAGTCCACGGGCATGCAGCAGATCAATCAGGCCGTCGCCCAGCTCTCGGCCGTCACCCAGCAAAATGCCTCAGCCTCCGAAGAACTCGCCGCTACCGCCGAGGAAATGAATGCGCAGGCCACGGCGCTGCAGGATCTGATCGGCCAGTTCAAGATCGAGGCAGGGAGCCGCCCTGCTGCACCGTCCCCCTTGTCGCCCGCACCAACCCGCCGACCTCCTGTGATGTCGAGCCCGACCCTGGCTGCCGCTGGCACAGGCGATTTCGTCAAATTCTGA
- a CDS encoding chemotaxis protein CheW, translating into MTTALAHPSQVNPLQLIGNAQPTSGQYLTFTLQNEIYGLDILRVREILEYSRPTTVPMMPAFVHGVINLRGNVVPVIDLAQRFGRAPTALQARTCIVIIEIEGEDGPLAIGVLVDAVNAVLDMEAEQIEPPPSFGTGLKQEFIRGMARTEAGFIILLDVGRVLSVEDMAGLAQVAGSNV; encoded by the coding sequence ATGACCACCGCTCTAGCCCATCCGTCTCAAGTCAATCCGCTGCAACTCATTGGCAATGCTCAGCCCACCAGCGGCCAGTACCTGACCTTCACCCTGCAAAACGAGATCTACGGCCTCGACATCCTGCGGGTACGTGAAATTCTGGAATACAGCCGGCCGACTACCGTGCCGATGATGCCGGCCTTCGTGCACGGCGTGATCAATCTGCGCGGCAATGTGGTGCCGGTGATCGACCTGGCGCAGCGCTTTGGCCGCGCGCCCACCGCCCTGCAGGCCCGGACCTGCATCGTCATCATCGAAATCGAAGGCGAAGACGGGCCGCTGGCCATTGGCGTGCTGGTCGATGCCGTGAACGCCGTGCTCGACATGGAAGCCGAGCAGATCGAGCCGCCCCCCAGCTTCGGCACCGGGCTCAAACAAGAGTTCATCCGCGGCATGGCGCGCACCGAGGCCGGCTTCATCATCCTGCTCGATGTCGGCCGCGTGCTGTCGGTGGAAGACATGGCGGGATTGGCCCAGGTGGCCGGCTCGAATGTCTGA
- a CDS encoding response regulator, producing MAKTILIVDDSASLRQVVNIALASAGYEVIEACDGVDALTKLDGRKIHLIISDVNMPNMDGITLVKEIKQKPDYKFTPIIMLTTESQDDMKAQGQAAGARAWVVKPFQPAQMLAAVSKLIAP from the coding sequence ATGGCCAAAACCATTCTCATCGTCGACGACTCCGCCTCCCTGCGCCAGGTGGTCAACATCGCCCTTGCCAGCGCGGGCTACGAAGTCATCGAAGCCTGCGACGGCGTGGACGCCCTGACCAAGCTCGACGGACGCAAGATCCACCTCATCATCAGCGACGTGAACATGCCCAATATGGACGGCATCACCCTGGTCAAGGAAATCAAGCAGAAGCCCGACTACAAGTTCACGCCCATCATCATGCTCACCACCGAGAGCCAGGATGACATGAAGGCGCAGGGCCAGGCAGCCGGTGCCCGCGCCTGGGTAGTCAAGCCCTTCCAGCCCGCGCAGATGCTGGCCGCCGTGTCCAAGCTCATCGCGCCCTGA
- a CDS encoding methyl-accepting chemotaxis protein, whose protein sequence is MFKNLRIGKRLGLAFGLLIVLLLANAGFGLFEASRIQDHMQTVVHNRVAKERAVSTIATSNQNATRIVLRSLLAQQFGDADKAAIAEQRVHTEAAFKTIADLHPTPELQTRLDALRATIVKGRAAQQSAVQEMQQNNFGTAAADYLKSGLVATQQVRTEAASIQTLLRGQTDALYAQSVADYATARNASLGLAALALLLAVVAAVLITRSITRPLSEAVHAAQRVAQGDLSVRVVARSKDETGQLLAAMGQMVAQLTSVIGSVRSSAEQLLSASTQVSATSQSLSQSSSEQAASVEETSATLEQATASIRQNADNARLTDAMAQQAASQAQEGGAAVQGTVSAMQSIAERISIIDDIAYQTNMLALNAAIEAARAGEHGKGFAVVAAEVRKLAERSQVAAKEIGDLATSTVKQADAAGSLIAQMAPAISKTSDLVQEITAASEEQSTGMQQINQAVAQLSAVTQQNASASEELAATAEEMNAQATALQESMAVFRTTAEHPAPQATQQTAQRPRKQPPRSAEVMPTSAGLTPEFVKF, encoded by the coding sequence ATGTTCAAGAATCTCCGCATCGGCAAGCGCCTTGGCCTGGCTTTCGGCCTGTTGATCGTTCTCCTGCTCGCCAACGCAGGTTTCGGTCTTTTTGAAGCGTCGCGCATTCAGGATCACATGCAGACAGTGGTGCACAACCGCGTGGCCAAGGAGCGCGCGGTCTCCACCATCGCCACCAGCAATCAGAACGCCACTCGCATCGTGCTGCGCAGCCTGCTCGCCCAACAGTTCGGTGATGCGGACAAGGCGGCCATCGCCGAGCAGCGCGTCCACACCGAGGCGGCATTCAAGACCATCGCCGACTTACACCCCACGCCCGAGCTACAGACCCGTCTCGATGCGCTCCGAGCCACCATTGTGAAAGGACGCGCAGCACAGCAATCTGCGGTGCAGGAGATGCAGCAGAACAACTTTGGCACCGCGGCAGCCGACTACCTCAAGTCCGGCCTGGTCGCCACGCAGCAAGTCCGCACGGAGGCCGCCTCCATCCAGACCCTGTTGCGTGGGCAGACCGATGCGCTTTACGCCCAGAGCGTGGCCGATTACGCCACCGCCCGAAACGCCAGCCTGGGCCTGGCCGCACTGGCCCTGTTGCTCGCCGTCGTGGCCGCCGTGCTCATCACCCGCTCCATCACCCGCCCGTTGAGTGAAGCGGTGCACGCGGCGCAGCGTGTGGCGCAGGGCGATCTGTCGGTGCGGGTGGTGGCGCGGTCCAAGGATGAGACGGGCCAGCTGCTCGCCGCCATGGGGCAGATGGTGGCGCAGCTCACCTCGGTCATCGGCTCGGTGCGTTCCTCGGCCGAGCAGTTGCTCTCGGCCTCCACCCAGGTCTCGGCCACCTCGCAAAGCCTGTCTCAGTCGTCCTCGGAGCAGGCGGCCTCGGTGGAGGAAACCTCCGCCACGCTGGAGCAGGCCACGGCCTCGATCCGCCAGAACGCGGACAACGCCCGTCTCACGGATGCGATGGCGCAGCAGGCGGCCTCGCAGGCCCAGGAGGGCGGCGCCGCGGTGCAGGGCACGGTCTCGGCCATGCAGAGCATCGCTGAGCGCATCTCGATCATCGATGACATCGCCTATCAGACCAATATGCTCGCGCTCAATGCGGCCATCGAAGCCGCTCGCGCCGGGGAGCATGGCAAGGGCTTTGCGGTGGTGGCCGCGGAGGTGCGCAAGCTCGCCGAGCGCAGTCAGGTCGCGGCCAAGGAGATCGGCGATCTGGCCACCTCCACGGTCAAGCAGGCCGATGCCGCGGGCTCGCTGATCGCGCAGATGGCCCCGGCCATCTCCAAGACCTCCGATCTGGTGCAGGAGATCACCGCGGCTTCCGAGGAACAGTCCACGGGCATGCAGCAGATCAATCAGGCCGTCGCCCAGCTCTCGGCCGTCACCCAGCAAAATGCCTCGGCCTCCGAAGAACTCGCCGCTACCGCCGAGGAAATGAATGCGCAGGCCACGGCGCTGCAGGAAAGCATGGCGGTCTTCCGCACCACAGCGGAACATCCCGCGCCGCAAGCCACTCAGCAAACCGCGCAGCGCCCCCGCAAGCAGCCGCCTCGGTCGGCCGAAGTCATGCCGACCTCTGCGGGCCTGACCCCCGAATTCGTGAAGTTCTGA
- a CDS encoding STAS domain-containing protein, whose translation MDILEHQSGPACSVVLQGALDIYAAADVRARLAELIAQHPLVELQLAAIDEIDASGVQILLAAKQQASNLEHSLKLSAHSPAVIDALELCGLLAYFGDPVVEFGHTAQSKEQA comes from the coding sequence GTGGACATCCTCGAACACCAATCCGGCCCGGCCTGCAGCGTGGTGCTGCAGGGCGCGCTGGACATCTACGCCGCGGCCGACGTGCGCGCCCGGCTGGCCGAGCTGATCGCCCAGCACCCGCTGGTCGAACTGCAGCTGGCCGCAATCGACGAGATCGACGCCTCGGGCGTGCAGATTCTCCTGGCGGCCAAGCAGCAGGCGAGCAATCTCGAACACAGCCTCAAGCTCAGCGCGCATAGCCCGGCCGTCATCGACGCGCTCGAACTCTGCGGTCTGCTGGCCTATTTCGGCGACCCGGTGGTCGAGTTCGGCCACACCGCGCAATCCAAGGAGCAAGCATGA
- a CDS encoding bifunctional diguanylate cyclase/phosphodiesterase yields MSTLPASLDATPHSAAKPLRVDALRGLIIAASWMIAAQMTVQWFHIGPLPFSIIWPANGMAYGFVAVYGVAAVAPAALGVLVWNLAVQQQPLVDGLLGTLSFCLSMLLAAWALRRLRSAPDDNRTAVRDALQYYGILIGLCIPIDLALGIAQYSQTQVWNALSLHNLLFIYGLSAAFGVLFFTRLTELTIRNVEARLMNASGFAPRPAGRRPTALRSFEAVRRFFECTSSTQRRQAAALWLVVWASFTLACAVLIEHGEFTYGNALRYLSFLLLAIVVFRFSSGFAHLGLMLTGVAQIALAQQALGDSTSVVQYWADQAVMVAVFGVISLLGIATIAEQRWAQRQLARQAHEDLLTGLLNDRGYARAIENTRPRPSAHLLAIEVMQLGAIEELVGLAHRQEVERAVALSLQEVCNDDCSLARPHDGYFTLVAPTREQARQLAEHVWKSLDGRRFQFEEHGVWLHVAIGAVPLRPELAASEQMALLALATQVAGDRFDHRIHFSHEEGESLIEERRAQRRVISLMETALHAAPWENALPENGGISGFQLFAQPIVDLHDASLISFEVLLRWRVDGELRAPATFLPLAERHGLMPAIDRWVLNHTLRQLALYPAALAHIGKVSINLSGSSLSDVQLLGDLRAAVLSSGIAADRLCFEITETMAIPNPDKALALLRGLREMGCAVSLDDFGTGLASFAYLKAFPFDMLKIDGLFIKNLARSPQDQTMVAAICAVARSMGLRTVAEFVEDAATIDMLRHHGVDAVQGYGVGRPEPLMTALANLSNTSSPTHDA; encoded by the coding sequence GTGAGCACCCTGCCCGCCTCGCTCGACGCCACACCACACAGCGCAGCCAAGCCGCTGCGCGTGGATGCGCTGCGCGGCCTGATCATTGCGGCGAGCTGGATGATCGCAGCGCAGATGACGGTGCAGTGGTTCCACATCGGCCCGCTGCCGTTCTCCATCATCTGGCCAGCCAATGGCATGGCCTACGGCTTCGTGGCGGTCTATGGCGTAGCCGCCGTGGCACCCGCGGCACTGGGCGTGCTGGTCTGGAATCTGGCGGTTCAACAGCAGCCTCTTGTCGACGGGTTGTTGGGCACCCTGAGTTTCTGTCTTTCCATGCTCCTGGCCGCCTGGGCACTGCGCCGCCTGCGCAGTGCGCCAGACGACAACCGCACCGCCGTGCGCGACGCCCTGCAGTACTACGGCATTCTGATTGGGCTTTGCATCCCCATCGACCTTGCCCTGGGCATTGCGCAGTACTCGCAAACCCAGGTCTGGAACGCGCTGTCCCTGCACAATCTGCTGTTCATCTATGGGCTTTCCGCCGCGTTTGGCGTGTTGTTTTTCACCCGACTGACCGAACTCACCATTCGAAATGTCGAGGCACGACTGATGAACGCGTCCGGGTTCGCACCCCGCCCTGCCGGTCGTCGCCCCACCGCGCTGCGCTCCTTCGAGGCGGTCCGGCGATTTTTCGAATGCACCAGCTCCACACAGCGGCGACAGGCGGCGGCGCTGTGGTTGGTCGTCTGGGCCTCGTTCACCCTGGCCTGCGCCGTACTCATCGAACATGGCGAATTTACCTACGGCAATGCGCTGCGCTACCTGAGCTTTCTGCTCCTGGCCATCGTGGTGTTTCGATTCAGCTCCGGGTTTGCCCATCTGGGTCTGATGCTCACCGGCGTTGCGCAGATCGCGCTGGCCCAGCAAGCGCTCGGAGACAGCACTTCCGTCGTTCAATATTGGGCCGATCAAGCCGTGATGGTCGCCGTGTTTGGCGTGATCAGTCTGCTGGGCATTGCGACGATCGCGGAGCAGCGCTGGGCGCAGCGTCAACTCGCCCGGCAGGCGCACGAAGACCTGCTGACCGGGCTGCTCAACGACCGTGGCTATGCCCGCGCCATCGAGAACACCCGCCCACGTCCCTCTGCGCATCTGCTGGCCATCGAGGTGATGCAACTTGGCGCCATTGAAGAGCTCGTCGGGCTGGCCCACCGGCAGGAGGTGGAACGCGCAGTGGCCTTGTCGCTGCAAGAGGTCTGCAACGACGACTGCAGCCTGGCCCGCCCCCATGACGGCTACTTCACCCTGGTGGCCCCGACACGGGAGCAGGCCCGGCAGTTGGCCGAGCACGTCTGGAAGTCGCTCGATGGCCGACGCTTCCAGTTCGAAGAGCACGGCGTGTGGCTGCACGTTGCCATTGGCGCGGTGCCGCTGCGACCAGAGCTGGCGGCCAGCGAACAAATGGCGCTGCTGGCACTGGCCACTCAGGTGGCGGGCGACCGATTCGACCACCGCATTCACTTCTCACACGAGGAGGGCGAATCGCTCATCGAGGAACGGCGGGCGCAGCGCCGCGTCATCAGCCTGATGGAGACCGCCCTGCACGCAGCGCCCTGGGAGAATGCCCTGCCGGAAAACGGCGGCATCAGCGGCTTTCAACTCTTTGCTCAACCCATCGTCGATCTGCACGATGCGAGCCTCATCTCCTTCGAGGTCCTGCTGCGCTGGCGGGTGGACGGCGAACTGCGGGCCCCGGCCACATTTCTGCCCCTTGCCGAACGCCATGGGCTGATGCCAGCGATAGACCGCTGGGTGCTCAACCACACCTTGCGTCAACTGGCGTTGTACCCGGCGGCGCTGGCCCATATCGGCAAGGTATCGATCAATCTGTCGGGTTCCAGCCTATCGGACGTGCAGCTTCTCGGCGATCTGCGGGCAGCGGTGCTGTCGAGCGGCATCGCCGCGGACAGGCTGTGCTTTGAAATCACCGAAACCATGGCCATTCCCAATCCCGACAAGGCACTTGCCCTGCTGCGCGGGCTTCGCGAGATGGGCTGCGCGGTTTCTCTGGATGATTTCGGCACTGGGCTGGCCAGTTTCGCCTATCTCAAGGCATTCCCCTTCGACATGCTCAAGATCGATGGCCTGTTCATCAAGAATCTGGCTCGCTCACCGCAGGATCAGACCATGGTCGCAGCCATCTGCGCCGTGGCCCGCAGCATGGGCCTGCGTACCGTGGCCGAATTCGTGGAAGACGCTGCCACCATCGACATGCTGCGCCACCACGGCGTGGATGCTGTTCAAGGCTATGGCGTGGGGAGACCCGAACCGTTGATGACGGCGCTGGCGAATCTGTCCAACACATCGAGTCCGACGCATGACGCTTGA
- a CDS encoding methyl-accepting chemotaxis protein, translating into MTQAAIEPQTPLQTDAALQIDSLCTQALPVLGQQIDAGRAQMETAILALSQRFSSLHSRLENAVKASQQAAAGMDGGEGVVAVFQRSEGELGEMLDQLRAALAKRAAMVGEVLGMSRYTEALEKMAAEVAALAAKTNLLALNAAIEAARAGENGRGFAVVADEVRKLSAQSRDTGRKMGEQVKIITGAIQTLTRSAEQSQNEEQQFLVRSESSIDQVLGRLRAVATGLSESSDLLQRESSGIREEIGDVLVSLQFQDRVSQILTHSRDSLDALVVELQSYQSRRAASPDAPLDAPAFMHRIANGYTTQEQRLNHSGQSTVDAQDGGDITFF; encoded by the coding sequence ATGACTCAAGCCGCGATCGAACCCCAAACCCCATTGCAGACCGACGCCGCACTGCAGATCGACAGTCTGTGCACCCAGGCGCTCCCGGTGCTCGGCCAGCAGATCGACGCCGGACGCGCGCAAATGGAGACGGCCATCCTGGCGCTGAGCCAGCGCTTCTCCAGCCTGCACAGTCGTCTGGAAAACGCCGTCAAAGCCTCGCAGCAGGCGGCCGCCGGCATGGACGGCGGCGAAGGCGTGGTGGCCGTGTTCCAGCGCAGCGAAGGCGAACTCGGCGAGATGCTCGACCAGTTGCGCGCCGCGCTGGCCAAGCGCGCGGCCATGGTCGGCGAAGTGCTGGGCATGTCGCGTTATACCGAGGCGCTGGAGAAGATGGCGGCCGAGGTGGCTGCCCTGGCGGCCAAGACCAATCTGCTCGCCCTCAACGCCGCGATCGAGGCCGCGCGCGCGGGCGAAAATGGCCGCGGCTTTGCCGTCGTCGCCGACGAGGTGCGCAAGCTCTCGGCGCAATCGCGCGATACGGGCCGCAAGATGGGCGAGCAGGTGAAGATCATCACCGGCGCGATTCAAACCTTGACGCGCTCGGCCGAACAATCGCAGAACGAGGAACAGCAGTTCCTCGTCCGCTCCGAGTCGTCCATCGATCAGGTGCTGGGTCGCCTGCGCGCCGTGGCCACGGGGCTATCGGAATCTTCCGATCTGCTGCAGCGCGAGAGCAGCGGCATCCGCGAGGAGATCGGCGACGTGCTCGTCTCCCTGCAATTCCAGGATCGGGTCAGCCAGATACTCACCCACAGCCGCGACAGCCTCGACGCCCTGGTGGTCGAACTGCAGAGCTATCAGTCCCGCCGCGCCGCAAGCCCCGATGCCCCGCTCGACGCGCCCGCCTTCATGCATCGCATCGCCAACGGCTACACCACGCAGGAGCAGCGCCTCAACCACAGCGGCCAGTCCACCGTGGACGCGCAGGACGGCGGCGACATCACCTTTTTCTAA